One part of the Thermococcus radiotolerans genome encodes these proteins:
- a CDS encoding ArnT family glycosyltransferase — MPGTSRKGELLTAGGISLFTLVLAVMTLPSRTITYDGALYIDIARNLLHGITNYTYQGTYMMYRPPVYVYTLAVLFRFFSPEHHVTIARLVSAVFYSLTAGLVYLFAVRMWNDSVKATLAAALYIFNPLAFAMGTRELVHSEFTFFYTLAVYLLYTGKKNQAPLRIYLSFVVAGIAILTRYTGLSIIGVMVAYLYLTEHWEWAKKREYPLGFALLAITLLPWLYMGHLHYGGAFKPFSVATQYVTNAPPVSAFDYIGMLVNTIGVIALLAAIGFILLKKDEEGWLLISWLFVGLLGIMTVTHKEERFITFLSPALALLAAHGLWGISKALSEATKAVEYKRHVAVLLLVLFLVPICRDASALKGDWDEQGAIYVEVFEYASENYPADWLLVSQKMYTMAGLYYPNATIQVIMDVPQVRERISEGRYDVIVRMKSDPALNIESSGNYRIAREFQNGDFIVYVRKF; from the coding sequence ATGCCGGGGACTTCAAGGAAGGGAGAGTTGCTGACGGCAGGGGGAATATCACTCTTCACACTAGTTCTTGCGGTCATGACGCTCCCCTCAAGGACCATAACCTACGACGGGGCGCTCTACATCGACATAGCCAGGAACCTCCTCCACGGGATAACGAACTACACGTACCAGGGCACCTACATGATGTACCGCCCGCCCGTTTACGTCTACACCCTGGCCGTGCTCTTCAGGTTTTTCTCGCCGGAACACCATGTGACAATCGCCCGGTTGGTGTCGGCGGTTTTCTACTCGCTGACCGCCGGCCTCGTGTACCTCTTCGCCGTCAGGATGTGGAATGACAGCGTTAAGGCCACCCTGGCTGCCGCGCTGTACATCTTCAACCCCCTGGCATTCGCGATGGGGACCAGGGAGCTCGTTCACAGCGAGTTCACCTTCTTCTACACCCTCGCGGTGTACCTCCTCTACACGGGGAAGAAAAATCAGGCTCCCCTGAGGATATACCTGTCCTTCGTGGTTGCGGGGATAGCGATACTCACCAGGTACACGGGTCTGTCAATAATCGGGGTTATGGTGGCGTACCTGTACCTGACCGAGCACTGGGAATGGGCAAAGAAGAGGGAGTACCCCCTCGGCTTCGCCCTGCTGGCGATAACGCTCCTTCCCTGGCTGTACATGGGGCACCTCCACTACGGTGGAGCCTTCAAACCCTTCAGCGTTGCAACCCAGTACGTGACCAACGCGCCCCCCGTATCGGCCTTTGACTACATCGGAATGCTCGTCAACACAATCGGGGTAATCGCCCTACTGGCAGCAATAGGATTCATCCTGCTCAAGAAAGACGAAGAGGGTTGGCTCCTGATTAGCTGGCTCTTCGTTGGTCTGCTCGGCATAATGACCGTGACCCACAAGGAGGAGAGGTTTATAACCTTCCTCTCACCCGCCCTGGCACTCCTCGCTGCCCACGGGCTGTGGGGAATCTCGAAGGCACTCTCAGAGGCCACCAAAGCTGTGGAATACAAAAGGCACGTTGCTGTTCTGCTCCTGGTGCTCTTCCTGGTGCCCATCTGCAGGGACGCCTCGGCCCTCAAGGGCGACTGGGACGAGCAGGGGGCAATCTACGTGGAGGTTTTTGAGTACGCCTCGGAGAACTATCCCGCGGACTGGCTGCTGGTTTCGCAGAAAATGTATACAATGGCCGGCCTCTACTATCCGAACGCAACCATTCAGGTAATAATGGACGTCCCTCAGGTGAGGGAGCGCATCTCCGAGGGCCGCTACGACGTCATAGTCCGCATGAAATCGGACCCTGCGCTTAACATAGAGAGCAGCGGAAACTACAGGATTGCGAGGGAATTCCAAAACGGGGACTTTATTGTTTACGTTAGAAAGTTTTAG
- a CDS encoding glycosyltransferase family 39 protein: MKKESLYLPLLLIASFIVRLIPHRTLLLATYDEYLHKDITLRIVHYGLDSISKDIPSLLGLRAYSYPPLFHIIGAAFYKIFPSDYLFFVLPAVYGTLAVLGFYLAFKELMEDKKRALLAVTLLAFAPNFIYRTSLYIPENLGLFLFSLSMLFGIRFLKSKRIPDLIPLALVFAIYMVTHRGWIFFVLAALLVLVSYWWDFIKRHLHYFVALAVVALLAYTQVSFVHSTLGELALRLQRSEVSFLGYFKWIGVVQLVFGAIASPYYFRRDSIRRGFVLWAWAFIFAGGISFRFRDPYAAIPLSAMAAEYLIDVIFPVIGPTLRKAFEGVKGFGAEWIQGISRKKWLTSLVILLILVSPLAQGVYGTYKYVEAPTVSDKEAYEWIVQNTPENATILVWWDMGYLLIGNTKRKDVVIWKKVYQGFFGEAPTVQEATQAYSDHVVMFSSNQREWAYYLMRKYNVSYIFADRKRYSYGFIRYGLMEYAPYDTHFKLEFCNGGSVIYHFIPEPTLKMEQPFPVNYTGNYSPLVNFLEKFWTGYNYADFDSRYKAYFNLNAWMVDLYSRLYQRTGDESFKARKDWLLRWLSYKQMDNGAFPWGIPPNDFTLYTSYTLEPLKDVNFDGKERSLKLLEDREREDYFMTTPKDPHGGMVTNALMLPVYKDLGILNSTTEKNIVDQLLKEQKGDGSWNDNLGTTIAVASSLARYYQLTGNESVLDSVKKAAQWMTGEQEESGKLKAEKYEYAYSRATYAQMVYIYHVAGLTDAEEKTLRFIEDTFDPNREVHPLDAVLTMYRYFGYAYGSERAIDMLNELLRTHPLLEFD, translated from the coding sequence ATGAAAAAGGAGAGCCTCTACCTCCCGCTGCTTCTCATCGCGTCCTTCATCGTTAGGTTAATACCCCACAGGACGCTCCTGCTTGCCACTTACGATGAATACCTTCACAAGGATATAACCCTAAGAATCGTCCACTACGGTCTGGACTCCATATCAAAGGATATCCCCTCCCTGCTCGGCCTCCGGGCGTACAGCTACCCTCCCCTGTTCCACATAATCGGAGCCGCATTCTACAAGATTTTCCCATCGGACTACCTGTTCTTCGTTCTCCCCGCGGTCTACGGTACCCTGGCCGTTCTCGGCTTCTATCTCGCCTTTAAGGAGCTCATGGAGGATAAAAAGCGTGCGCTCCTCGCCGTGACCCTTCTGGCGTTTGCTCCGAACTTCATCTACAGAACGAGCCTGTACATACCCGAGAACCTGGGGCTGTTCCTCTTCTCCCTCAGCATGCTCTTCGGAATAAGGTTCCTCAAATCGAAGAGAATCCCTGACCTAATCCCGCTGGCGCTCGTCTTCGCTATATACATGGTGACCCACAGGGGATGGATATTCTTCGTCCTAGCCGCGCTCCTCGTGCTCGTCTCGTACTGGTGGGATTTCATAAAGCGGCATCTTCACTACTTCGTGGCCCTTGCGGTGGTTGCGCTCCTCGCCTACACGCAGGTTTCCTTCGTACACTCCACGCTGGGAGAGCTCGCCCTGAGGCTCCAGAGGAGCGAGGTCAGCTTCCTCGGATACTTCAAGTGGATAGGAGTCGTTCAGCTCGTTTTCGGAGCGATAGCGAGCCCATACTACTTCAGGCGCGACAGCATAAGGCGCGGCTTTGTTCTGTGGGCGTGGGCATTCATATTCGCCGGCGGAATCTCATTCCGCTTCCGTGACCCCTACGCGGCCATACCGCTCTCCGCAATGGCCGCCGAGTACCTCATTGACGTCATATTCCCTGTCATAGGCCCAACGCTCAGAAAAGCCTTCGAGGGCGTTAAGGGCTTCGGTGCGGAGTGGATACAGGGGATATCAAGAAAGAAGTGGCTCACCTCGCTCGTAATCCTGTTGATCCTGGTCTCCCCCCTCGCCCAGGGCGTTTACGGGACCTATAAATACGTTGAGGCTCCAACGGTGAGCGATAAAGAGGCCTACGAGTGGATAGTTCAGAACACACCGGAAAACGCCACGATACTCGTCTGGTGGGACATGGGGTACCTGCTGATAGGCAACACGAAGAGGAAGGACGTCGTCATCTGGAAGAAGGTCTACCAGGGCTTCTTCGGGGAGGCTCCGACGGTTCAGGAGGCCACACAGGCGTACTCCGATCACGTCGTGATGTTCAGCTCGAACCAGAGGGAGTGGGCGTACTACCTCATGAGAAAATACAACGTAAGCTACATCTTCGCTGATAGGAAGCGCTATTCCTACGGCTTCATTCGCTACGGCCTCATGGAGTACGCCCCCTACGACACCCACTTCAAGCTGGAGTTCTGCAACGGCGGTTCGGTGATATACCACTTCATTCCGGAGCCAACTCTGAAGATGGAGCAACCGTTCCCGGTGAACTACACCGGCAACTATTCCCCGCTGGTGAACTTCCTGGAGAAGTTCTGGACAGGATACAACTACGCCGACTTCGACAGCAGGTACAAGGCGTACTTCAACCTCAACGCGTGGATGGTCGACCTGTACTCGCGCCTCTATCAAAGAACCGGCGATGAGAGCTTCAAAGCGAGAAAGGACTGGCTCCTTCGCTGGCTTTCGTACAAGCAGATGGATAACGGAGCATTCCCATGGGGCATTCCGCCCAACGACTTTACGCTGTACACCTCATACACGCTCGAACCCCTGAAGGACGTTAACTTCGACGGAAAGGAGAGGTCGCTCAAGCTGCTGGAGGACAGGGAACGCGAGGACTACTTCATGACGACCCCCAAGGATCCCCACGGAGGGATGGTGACCAACGCCCTCATGCTTCCCGTTTACAAGGATCTCGGCATCCTGAACTCCACGACGGAGAAGAACATCGTCGACCAGCTGCTGAAGGAGCAGAAGGGAGATGGGAGCTGGAACGATAACCTCGGTACCACCATAGCGGTTGCCTCGAGCCTCGCGAGGTACTATCAGCTGACGGGCAACGAGAGCGTTCTGGACTCCGTTAAGAAGGCCGCCCAGTGGATGACGGGAGAGCAGGAGGAGAGCGGAAAGCTCAAGGCCGAGAAATACGAATACGCGTATTCCAGGGCGACATACGCTCAGATGGTCTACATCTATCACGTGGCCGGGCTCACGGATGCCGAGGAGAAGACGCTCAGGTTCATCGAGGATACCTTCGACCCCAACAGAGAGGTTCATCCACTCGACGCGGTGCTCACGATGTATCGCTACTTCGGCTACGCCTACGGCAGTGAGAGGGCCATTGACATGCTGAACGAACTCCTCAGGACCCATCCCCTGCTGGAGTTCGACTGA
- the ppsA gene encoding phosphoenolpyruvate synthase yields the protein MSEYKFIKWFEELGKGDVALVGGKGANLGEMTNAGIPVPPGFCVTAEAYKYFVENVKLEDGKTLQEWIMGVIAETNVDDSKQLQENTAKIRQKIIELPMLPEIAEEIEKAYKELSQRFNKDAVYVAVRSSATAEDLPEASFAGQQETYLDVYGVDDVIDKVKKCWASLWTARATFYRAKQGFDHSKVYLSAVVQKMVNSETSGVMFTANPVTNDRNEIMINAAWGLGEAVVSGSVSPDEYIVEKGTWKIKEKYIAKKEVMVVRNPETGKGTIYVKVADFLGPEYVEKQVLTEEQIIEVAKIGAKIEEHYGWPQDIEWAYDKDDGKLYIVQSRPITTLKEEVKTEEAEMTEEMKVLLKGLGASPGIGAGKVVVIFDASEIDKVKEGDVLVTTMTNPDMVPAMKRASAIVTDEGGRTCHAAIVSRELGIPAVVGTKEATKVLKDGMLVTVDGTRGVVYEGIVKSLVKKEEEEKAAGQVVVAGAPLVTATEVKVNVSMPEVAERAAATGADGVGLLRAEHMILGIGAHPIKFIREGKEEELIEKLVEGIRTVVEAFYPRRVWYRTLDAPTNEFRELPGGEEEPEERNPMLGWRGIRRGLDQPELLRAEFKAIKRLVDEGYDNIGVMLPLVSHPEQVRRAKEIALEVGLVPHKDVEWGVMIETPASALIIEDLIKEGIDFISFGTNDLTQYTLAIDRDNERVFKLYDEKHPAVLKLIENVIKTCKKYGVETSICGQAGSDPKMVKLLVRLGIDSVSANPDAVELVRKTVAREEARLRLEAARKALFE from the coding sequence ATGAGCGAATACAAATTTATAAAGTGGTTTGAGGAACTCGGAAAGGGCGACGTCGCTCTTGTTGGCGGAAAGGGTGCCAACCTTGGAGAAATGACCAACGCCGGTATTCCGGTTCCGCCCGGCTTCTGCGTCACCGCCGAGGCCTACAAGTACTTCGTCGAGAACGTCAAGCTCGAGGATGGTAAGACCCTCCAGGAGTGGATTATGGGCGTCATCGCCGAGACCAACGTTGATGACTCCAAGCAGCTCCAGGAGAACACCGCTAAGATCAGACAGAAGATAATTGAGCTCCCGATGCTCCCGGAGATCGCCGAGGAGATTGAGAAGGCTTACAAGGAGCTCTCCCAGAGGTTCAACAAGGACGCCGTTTACGTTGCCGTTCGCTCTTCTGCCACCGCTGAGGACCTTCCTGAGGCCAGCTTCGCCGGCCAGCAGGAGACCTACCTCGACGTCTACGGCGTTGACGACGTCATAGACAAGGTCAAGAAGTGCTGGGCCAGCCTCTGGACTGCCCGCGCTACCTTCTACAGGGCCAAGCAGGGCTTCGACCACAGCAAGGTCTACCTCTCAGCTGTCGTCCAGAAGATGGTCAACAGCGAGACCAGCGGTGTCATGTTCACCGCCAACCCGGTCACCAACGACAGGAACGAGATAATGATCAACGCCGCCTGGGGCCTCGGTGAGGCCGTCGTCAGCGGCAGCGTTTCCCCGGACGAGTACATCGTCGAGAAGGGCACCTGGAAGATAAAGGAGAAGTACATCGCCAAGAAGGAAGTCATGGTCGTCCGCAACCCGGAGACCGGCAAGGGTACCATCTACGTCAAGGTCGCCGACTTCCTCGGTCCCGAGTACGTTGAGAAGCAGGTTCTCACCGAGGAGCAGATCATCGAGGTCGCCAAGATCGGTGCCAAGATCGAGGAGCACTACGGCTGGCCGCAGGACATCGAGTGGGCCTACGACAAGGACGACGGCAAGCTCTACATCGTCCAGAGCAGGCCGATCACCACCCTCAAGGAGGAGGTCAAGACCGAGGAGGCCGAGATGACCGAGGAGATGAAGGTTCTCCTCAAGGGTCTCGGAGCCTCGCCGGGCATCGGTGCCGGTAAGGTTGTCGTCATCTTCGACGCCAGCGAGATCGACAAGGTCAAGGAGGGCGACGTTCTCGTTACCACCATGACCAACCCGGACATGGTTCCGGCCATGAAGAGGGCTTCCGCTATCGTCACCGACGAGGGCGGAAGGACCTGCCACGCCGCCATCGTCAGCAGGGAGCTCGGTATCCCTGCCGTCGTCGGTACCAAGGAGGCCACCAAGGTCCTCAAGGATGGCATGCTCGTCACCGTCGACGGTACCAGGGGTGTCGTCTACGAGGGCATAGTCAAGAGCCTCGTCAAGAAGGAGGAGGAAGAGAAGGCCGCCGGCCAGGTCGTCGTTGCCGGTGCCCCGCTCGTTACAGCGACCGAGGTCAAGGTCAACGTCTCCATGCCCGAGGTTGCCGAGCGCGCCGCAGCCACCGGCGCCGACGGTGTCGGTCTCCTTCGCGCTGAGCACATGATCCTCGGCATAGGCGCCCACCCGATCAAATTCATCAGGGAGGGCAAGGAGGAGGAGCTCATCGAGAAGCTCGTCGAGGGTATCAGGACCGTCGTCGAGGCCTTCTACCCGAGGCGCGTCTGGTACAGGACCCTCGACGCCCCGACCAACGAGTTCCGTGAGCTTCCGGGCGGAGAAGAGGAGCCCGAAGAGAGGAACCCGATGCTCGGCTGGAGAGGAATCAGGCGCGGTCTCGACCAGCCGGAGCTTCTCAGGGCCGAGTTCAAGGCCATTAAGAGGCTCGTTGACGAGGGCTACGACAACATCGGCGTCATGCTCCCGCTCGTCAGCCACCCGGAGCAGGTCAGGAGGGCCAAGGAGATCGCCCTTGAGGTCGGCCTCGTTCCGCACAAGGACGTCGAGTGGGGCGTCATGATCGAGACCCCAGCGAGTGCCCTCATCATCGAGGACCTCATCAAGGAGGGCATCGACTTCATCAGCTTCGGTACCAACGACCTCACCCAGTACACCCTCGCCATCGACAGGGACAACGAGAGGGTCTTCAAGCTCTACGACGAGAAGCACCCGGCAGTGCTCAAGCTCATCGAGAACGTCATCAAGACCTGCAAGAAGTACGGCGTCGAGACCAGCATCTGCGGCCAGGCCGGCAGCGACCCGAAGATGGTCAAGCTCCTCGTCAGGCTCGGCATCGACAGCGTCAGCGCCAACCCGGACGCCGTCGAGCTCGTCAGGAAGACCGTCGCCAGGGAAGAGGCCAGGCTCAGGCTCGAGGCCGCCAGGAAGGCTCTCTTCGAGTGA